From Vibrio gigantis:
GTTACGTAAAACAATCACTGAAAATCATTCCATTAATTGGAATCTCTATACACCGCAGAAGATAAAATCGGTGAGATGGCCGATGTCCTTGTTTCGACCATAGACTGCATGGCTGACTTTGAAAGGTACAGAGAAAATGAAGACCAAACTAAAGCTCTCCTTGATGACAATGATTTTAGGGCTAACGAATGCTCCAATCGCTTCGGCTGCGCTTGAGCAAGTTTCATTTACTGATACGAGTGGCAACCCCAAAAACGTCGATGGCCGTGAATTGAACATGGTCAACATAAGAGACACCCTGACCCTTAAGATTTCGTCTGGTTTGGACAGAAAAATTCGTGTTCGATTGCAACATGGTACAGGTCTAGTTGAAAGTCAGTTGACCAATGTCATTAATATCCATGATCGACTGAACATAGACGGCAAGGATTTTTATGGTAAGGAAGTAATTCTCAGCAAGGTGCCTCAAAACGAAGGAGAGTACACCGTCGTTGTGGAATACCTAGATTTAACCAACGCTGTTGTCTCAACGGAATCTTATACATTCGTACAAGACACGATTAAGCCGGTGATCAGTGGACAGTTCGTTCATATTCTCAATGCTTGGTATGGAAACATTAATAATTTTGGTCACACAGGCACAACAAAACAACTTGAAGTCAGTGGTGTGAGCGACAATAACGGCATCTCGCGAGCCAGATATTGGGTTAAACAACCAGATGGTTCGAAGAAATACAAAGACGTTGAATATAACCTAGAAAGAAAAACCGTAATTGTGGCGGGTAATATTGCGGCCACCACTGGTGCGGGACTTGTTCCAGCTCCCGGATACTACCAATTTGGAATCGATGTTTATGATACATCAGGTAATGTAAGTACCCTTGCTCGGTCGTCACATATGGACTTTACTTGCCCAGCCACCAGCTCCAATAAGATTGAAGTTCGTAACGCACAATCTGGCGTTTGGGAACCGTACTACTCAGGTATGACGATCTACAGCAATCCTGTCTCGATTCGATATGGCCGCTTACTCTCTCAATTTGCTACTAATGCCTCTCCGTATGGTTGGAAGAAGCTCAACCATATGGTCAGCAACACAGACTCTACGTATGCGTATTTCCAACCGACTATTAACTATCCGCAAATGTACAGTTACTTCCATTTCTTTTCTGAGTCAGGCCATGTTTGCTCTACGTACTATTATCGTGATTTAAATTTTAGCCTCGCCCCTGGTGTGCATAAGGCACCGAAATATACAGGTGTTTGGCACAAAAATTCATTGTCCAATCAATGGATCACAAACGAAAGCCCTAGAACAAATATCCCCTATACGATCAATGCCGTGAGAGTATTCGTTGAGCCGCGTAGTTATCGACAAAAGCTCACAATTACAAGTGGCGGCTCATGCTACGTGAACCCCGGCGCGACATCATGCGACATCAGTACGAACTATGTTTACGCCACAGGGCGCGGGTATATCCCATATTCTATCTTTACCGCTAAAGAAGACGGCTCGATGAGCATTCACGGCGGTTACTTATATACATATTGGGATTTCAATCGAATCGCCATTCGCTCTATTCATTATGACCGATCCGCACAAACCATTAAGATGCAAACGTATGATGCTGATACTGTTTTTGATTGGCGTTCTTACATGTGGCGATATAGTTCGATTTCGGCAACGGCCAACATTGGAGCCGGTCCACAAGACATCCCTGTCTCTCATACAAATCAGATCGACCTACAGACATACGATTTCAGCTTCGATGTCTCTGATCTTGATGTTGAAATGAATGTGCCATTTGCATTTAAGGTGATTGATTCGTTTGGCAATGAAACCAACCGCGTTGAAACGTTCACGATTGATACTGTGAAGCCTAAAATACAGGTTAAGTATTCAGGCGAAGCATTACCCGAGGTGTTGAGTGATATTCGTGACCTTGAAATCCATTTGGAAGATTTCACAGAGGCCGTGCCGACTAGTGTCCAACTACTGGGCTCTGATGCTGAAGAGAATGTCTATCTGGCGGTGCTATCACATGGCGATGGGTTATTTAGTGTAGCGAAACCCAAAATATTCCCCACGTTGAATTACGAGGCAGGTGAAAGGTATAGGCTAATTATTACCGCTGAAGATGAGCAGAAGAACGTACAAAGCAAAGAAATTACCTTCGGATATGAACCAGATAACTTGATAGTTGTGGAGGCACAGCCTTACGTACCCGCAAACCAAGCTCTGTACGACGTTTCATCAAATGCGTTAGCACGAATTTACACTGAAGATCCACTCACAATGGAAGGTGGGCAACGTGCAAC
This genomic window contains:
- a CDS encoding Ig-like domain-containing protein, giving the protein MKTKLKLSLMTMILGLTNAPIASAALEQVSFTDTSGNPKNVDGRELNMVNIRDTLTLKISSGLDRKIRVRLQHGTGLVESQLTNVINIHDRLNIDGKDFYGKEVILSKVPQNEGEYTVVVEYLDLTNAVVSTESYTFVQDTIKPVISGQFVHILNAWYGNINNFGHTGTTKQLEVSGVSDNNGISRARYWVKQPDGSKKYKDVEYNLERKTVIVAGNIAATTGAGLVPAPGYYQFGIDVYDTSGNVSTLARSSHMDFTCPATSSNKIEVRNAQSGVWEPYYSGMTIYSNPVSIRYGRLLSQFATNASPYGWKKLNHMVSNTDSTYAYFQPTINYPQMYSYFHFFSESGHVCSTYYYRDLNFSLAPGVHKAPKYTGVWHKNSLSNQWITNESPRTNIPYTINAVRVFVEPRSYRQKLTITSGGSCYVNPGATSCDISTNYVYATGRGYIPYSIFTAKEDGSMSIHGGYLYTYWDFNRIAIRSIHYDRSAQTIKMQTYDADTVFDWRSYMWRYSSISATANIGAGPQDIPVSHTNQIDLQTYDFSFDVSDLDVEMNVPFAFKVIDSFGNETNRVETFTIDTVKPKIQVKYSGEALPEVLSDIRDLEIHLEDFTEAVPTSVQLLGSDAEENVYLAVLSHGDGLFSVAKPKIFPTLNYEAGERYRLIITAEDEQKNVQSKEITFGYEPDNLIVVEAQPYVPANQALYDVSSNALARIYTEDPLTMEGGQRATGPQTAEISNRKDSDFAISIVSDSGVVNVLPGETKAVMVDLGPAGDLLEVEVFPSERMEGEAQFMFSIPSLSSIY